The following coding sequences lie in one Natrarchaeobius halalkaliphilus genomic window:
- a CDS encoding NUDIX hydrolase → MARATVIDGDSALLIERGRGLDIGEWFLAGGYLEYDESPREGAARELGEETGLSVSPTDLTLIGDGFLDAGNGLTMVSFNYAASKVAAEGTLQADDDAAAARFWSRDELKTNAPALRASGLQQLLTAIDELGR, encoded by the coding sequence ATGGCGCGAGCGACAGTAATTGACGGAGACAGTGCGTTATTGATTGAACGCGGAAGAGGTTTAGACATTGGAGAATGGTTCCTTGCAGGTGGATATCTCGAATACGATGAATCACCTCGTGAAGGTGCAGCGCGTGAGCTGGGGGAAGAAACAGGCCTCTCAGTTTCACCGACTGACCTGACGCTCATTGGAGACGGATTTCTGGATGCTGGCAACGGTCTCACAATGGTTTCGTTCAATTACGCTGCATCCAAGGTCGCGGCAGAAGGTACGCTTCAAGCGGATGATGATGCAGCTGCTGCTCGCTTTTGGTCACGGGACGAACTCAAAACGAACGCACCAGCACTTCGTGCATCGGGTCTTCAACAGTTACTCACCGCGATTGATGAACTGGGTCGTTGA
- a CDS encoding type II toxin-antitoxin system PemK/MazF family toxin yields MSEDTKVRRGDVVIVRLDPAEGHEMKKTRPAVVVQNDVGNKNASTTIVAPATGTYRGYPFEVLVEAAESPFEKDSSVRLDQIRAVSIEKRIHSVLGGLDTETMEAVDEALKLSLGLD; encoded by the coding sequence ATGAGCGAGGATACGAAGGTTCGTCGCGGTGACGTCGTTATCGTTCGACTTGATCCTGCAGAAGGCCACGAGATGAAGAAAACTCGTCCTGCAGTAGTCGTCCAAAACGACGTTGGGAACAAAAATGCCAGTACGACTATCGTTGCCCCTGCGACAGGGACGTATCGAGGCTATCCATTCGAGGTTCTCGTCGAAGCAGCAGAGTCGCCCTTCGAGAAGGATTCGTCTGTTCGTCTCGACCAGATTCGTGCCGTTTCCATTGAAAAGCGGATTCACTCGGTACTTGGAGGCCTCGACACAGAAACGATGGAGGCAGTGGACGAAGCGTTGAAACTGAGTCTCGGATTGGACTGA
- a CDS encoding cold-shock protein, translated as MANGKVDFFNDTGGYGFISTDDGDLDDDEDVFFHMEDVGGEDLTEGTEVEFDIESSPKGPRATNVVRQ; from the coding sequence ATGGCAAACGGTAAGGTTGATTTCTTCAACGACACTGGCGGCTACGGTTTCATTTCGACTGATGACGGCGACCTCGACGACGACGAAGACGTTTTCTTCCACATGGAGGATGTCGGCGGCGAAGACCTCACGGAAGGTACTGAGGTCGAGTTCGACATCGAGTCCTCGCCCAAGGGACCTCGTGCGACGAACGTCGTCCGGCAGTAA
- a CDS encoding cation:proton antiporter domain-containing protein — MYDTLFAITAIFVIAAAVLIVVTQRSFPITPFYIVAGILAGLVIDETQLLELAQWGIAFIVFVFGVNVNIGTVRSQGRTSTIIGIVQVSIVGFLGFAAGVGLGLDLENAAFLGIAAGLSSSLIATSYLQDSSRASSASEQLARSIHFVEDILGIIAIIVLSAVVYVSTPSWEPAVAAVGLFALALVVRYALFVRMISPINDDAELLMLVAITFAIGAMAIAEAVGLSIVVGAFAAGIAVVDEYPQSLTLTDTIEDLEDFFAPIFFITLGALLTVPTVESLGLTLVLVLAILVINPLLVAVLLLAREYDGRTAVSTGLSLDHVSVFSLFIAIEALGAEAIDRAVFNAIVLAAVVTMIAAAFTSSRAGQIERTLRKKKFFDRAGETITTNISDEAKLTDHVIIAGSRYGSGGLRDERIDRTLVFVGDDRESITDTTKSYNYIYGAVSNDDVWERAQAENAALIVSLYPDRDRTDAIVDVDVDTPLLVRTNQPDDTDELLEAGAAGSIDSSAVTAEHIIELLENEIPMSDRARGASGDDST, encoded by the coding sequence ATGTATGATACCCTGTTCGCGATAACGGCGATCTTTGTGATCGCAGCGGCCGTTTTGATTGTCGTTACTCAACGTTCCTTTCCGATAACGCCGTTTTATATCGTCGCTGGGATCCTCGCGGGGCTCGTCATCGACGAAACGCAACTGCTCGAACTCGCCCAGTGGGGTATCGCCTTCATCGTATTCGTCTTCGGCGTGAACGTGAACATAGGGACCGTCAGATCGCAGGGACGAACGAGTACTATCATCGGCATCGTTCAGGTATCGATCGTCGGTTTCCTTGGATTCGCGGCGGGTGTCGGCCTGGGGCTCGATCTCGAGAACGCAGCGTTTCTCGGGATCGCGGCTGGACTGAGTTCGTCGTTGATCGCAACCAGTTACCTGCAGGACTCGAGTAGAGCGTCCTCGGCCAGCGAGCAGCTAGCGCGTTCGATCCACTTTGTTGAGGATATACTGGGAATAATCGCCATCATCGTACTCAGTGCCGTGGTCTACGTATCGACGCCGTCGTGGGAACCCGCCGTCGCCGCGGTTGGGTTGTTCGCACTGGCGCTTGTCGTTCGGTACGCACTGTTCGTCCGGATGATCTCACCGATCAACGACGACGCTGAGTTGTTGATGTTGGTGGCGATCACGTTCGCGATCGGTGCGATGGCGATCGCAGAAGCGGTCGGACTGTCGATCGTCGTCGGCGCGTTCGCGGCCGGTATCGCCGTGGTCGACGAGTACCCACAATCGTTGACTCTCACGGACACGATCGAAGACCTCGAGGACTTCTTCGCCCCGATCTTTTTCATCACGCTCGGCGCGTTGCTCACGGTTCCGACGGTCGAATCGCTTGGTTTGACACTCGTGCTCGTCCTTGCGATCTTGGTTATCAATCCGCTGCTCGTCGCGGTGTTGCTCTTGGCCCGTGAATACGACGGTCGAACGGCGGTGTCGACCGGACTTTCACTCGACCACGTCAGCGTGTTTAGCCTGTTCATAGCTATCGAAGCCCTCGGTGCTGAGGCCATCGACCGTGCCGTGTTCAACGCGATCGTTCTCGCTGCTGTCGTGACGATGATCGCAGCCGCCTTCACCTCGTCCCGTGCCGGACAGATCGAACGGACACTTCGAAAAAAGAAGTTCTTCGACCGAGCCGGTGAAACGATCACCACGAACATTTCCGACGAAGCAAAACTCACCGACCACGTGATCATCGCCGGGAGCAGATACGGCTCAGGTGGGCTTCGAGACGAACGGATCGATCGAACACTGGTGTTCGTCGGCGACGACCGCGAGTCGATCACCGACACGACCAAGTCGTACAACTACATCTACGGTGCAGTCTCGAACGACGACGTATGGGAGCGTGCTCAGGCAGAGAACGCCGCGCTTATCGTTTCCCTGTATCCCGACCGAGATCGCACGGACGCGATAGTGGATGTCGACGTCGATACGCCGCTTCTTGTCCGCACCAATCAACCTGACGACACCGACGAGTTGCTCGAAGCTGGTGCCGCGGGGAGTATCGATTCGTCGGCGGTCACTGCTGAACACATTATAGAACTCCTTGAGAACGAGATCCCGATGAGCGACAGAGCGAGAGGAGCATCTGGAGACGACTCAACTTAG
- a CDS encoding cation:proton antiporter, with protein MPLEEIAVSADFALLLASAAILGYVARLTKQPTIVAYVLTGVVIGPIGLGLITGESGLIEVIAELGLGFLLFLLGIKMSFEDIKEIMRPVGKIAVGQAILQAVASTTLALLLGFTLYQSLILALATTFGATPIIVKVLSDKDELKSLYGRVDIGVLIFQDIYLVFALAILAVGTVDSAEQIAFSISRVIVLMIVMGVGAYLASKYVLPTLLRASATNKSALFTVGIAWAFVFIYAAEVLDLSVELGAFIAGLALANLPYSTELKEQMRPVTDLFIAVFFASIALQMERGQLLVYWQEAVIASFALLTINFFIVFGLFYSQKFDMETSFLGTISMLQVSEFSIVLGALAVNEGFVAEAILGFLSLMALITMPISTYYVIYNREIYERVRPYLERFEHDDPIEFDPLTYENHAVIVGYDGVTGRLTETLENRFEDVVFVEDQRERIETLRRKDLEFIFGDSRHGEIRKDANVREAALVLSTLDRTDINRRLIEDAGNADVIVLANDEADANELEQTGASHVIREQQLLEDAVSTILAGVDDEGTIGEKNDVIRWKNEAGTRSREGDFDV; from the coding sequence GTGCCTCTTGAGGAGATTGCAGTCTCGGCGGATTTCGCGTTGCTTCTCGCTTCGGCTGCGATTCTCGGCTACGTGGCTCGGTTGACAAAGCAGCCGACGATCGTCGCATACGTACTTACCGGCGTCGTTATCGGCCCGATCGGACTCGGTCTCATCACTGGGGAGTCGGGTTTAATCGAGGTCATCGCCGAGTTGGGGCTGGGATTCCTCCTGTTCTTGCTCGGAATCAAGATGAGTTTCGAGGACATCAAAGAGATCATGCGGCCCGTCGGCAAAATCGCAGTCGGGCAAGCAATTTTACAGGCGGTCGCATCGACGACGCTCGCGTTGTTGCTTGGCTTTACGCTCTATCAATCGCTCATACTCGCACTGGCGACCACGTTCGGCGCAACGCCGATTATCGTCAAGGTGCTCAGCGACAAAGACGAACTCAAATCCCTCTACGGGAGGGTCGATATCGGCGTGCTCATCTTTCAGGACATCTATCTGGTTTTCGCGCTCGCAATTCTGGCCGTTGGAACCGTCGATAGCGCCGAGCAGATCGCATTTAGCATCTCTCGAGTCATCGTCCTGATGATCGTCATGGGCGTCGGCGCGTACTTAGCGAGCAAGTACGTGCTTCCTACGCTTTTGCGAGCCAGTGCCACAAACAAGAGCGCACTGTTTACCGTCGGCATCGCGTGGGCGTTCGTCTTCATTTACGCCGCTGAAGTGCTTGATCTGTCGGTTGAGCTTGGCGCGTTCATCGCCGGACTCGCGCTCGCGAACCTGCCTTACAGTACGGAGCTCAAAGAGCAGATGCGGCCGGTAACCGATCTATTCATCGCGGTTTTCTTTGCCAGTATCGCACTCCAGATGGAACGAGGACAGTTGCTGGTTTACTGGCAGGAAGCGGTGATCGCCTCCTTCGCACTCCTCACAATCAATTTCTTCATCGTCTTTGGACTCTTTTACAGCCAGAAATTTGATATGGAAACGTCGTTCCTCGGAACGATTTCTATGCTACAGGTTAGCGAGTTTTCGATCGTGCTTGGGGCCCTCGCCGTCAACGAAGGATTCGTTGCTGAGGCAATTCTTGGTTTCTTGAGTCTCATGGCCCTGATCACCATGCCGATTTCGACGTACTACGTGATCTACAACCGTGAGATCTACGAGCGTGTTCGGCCGTACCTCGAGCGATTCGAACACGACGATCCGATCGAGTTCGATCCGCTCACCTACGAGAATCACGCCGTTATCGTTGGGTACGACGGCGTGACCGGGCGACTCACTGAAACGCTCGAGAATCGGTTCGAAGACGTCGTCTTTGTCGAAGATCAGCGGGAACGCATCGAGACACTACGGCGAAAAGATCTCGAATTCATTTTCGGCGATTCCCGTCACGGCGAGATCAGAAAGGACGCGAACGTACGTGAGGCGGCTCTCGTTCTCAGCACCCTCGACCGAACGGATATCAATCGTCGACTGATCGAAGATGCCGGCAACGCAGACGTCATCGTACTGGCAAACGACGAAGCCGACGCGAACGAACTCGAGCAGACCGGCGCTAGCCACGTGATTCGTGAACAGCAGTTACTCGAGGACGCGGTGTCAACGATCCTCGCCGGAGTGGATGACGAGGGGACGATCGGGGAGAAAAACGACGTGATACGATGGAAAAACGAAGCTGGCACGCGCTCTCGAGAGGGCGATTTCGATGTATGA
- a CDS encoding Glu/Leu/Phe/Val family dehydrogenase — translation MSSTTNPFESLQSQIDEASTYLDVNDDVIERLKHPERVLETNLTVELDDGSLERFTAFRSQFNGDRGPYKGGIRYHPQVSRDEVKALSGWMTYKTAIVDIPLGGGKGGIIVDPAEYSESELERLTRAFATELRPMIGEDRDVPAPDVNTGQREMNWIKDTYETLENTTEPGVITGKNLASGGSEGRVEATGRSTVIAAREAFDYLGKDLEGATVAVQGYGNAGWIAAKLIDEMGATVVAASDSSGGIYNPDGFDPVNAKEHKNETGSVVGYPNADEEITNEDVLTLDVDLLIPAALENAIDGDLATDVTADVISEAANGPLTPEADAILEGEDVFVIPDILANAGGVTVSYFEWVQNRQRFYWTEETVNDELEDIVVDAFDALVETIEEYDLENPRTAAYVVAIQRVADAFDEAGSFP, via the coding sequence ATGTCCAGTACCACGAATCCGTTCGAAAGTCTGCAGTCACAGATCGACGAGGCGTCGACGTACCTCGACGTCAACGACGACGTCATCGAGCGTCTGAAGCATCCGGAACGAGTGCTCGAGACCAATCTGACGGTCGAACTCGACGACGGCTCACTGGAACGGTTCACGGCGTTTCGGTCACAGTTCAACGGTGATCGTGGCCCCTACAAAGGTGGTATCCGCTATCACCCGCAGGTATCGCGCGACGAAGTCAAGGCGCTTTCCGGCTGGATGACCTACAAGACCGCGATCGTCGACATTCCGCTCGGCGGCGGAAAAGGAGGAATCATCGTCGATCCGGCCGAATACTCTGAGAGCGAACTCGAGCGACTCACTCGCGCGTTCGCAACCGAACTGCGGCCCATGATCGGTGAAGACCGCGACGTTCCCGCACCCGACGTTAACACGGGCCAGCGGGAAATGAACTGGATCAAAGACACCTACGAAACCCTCGAAAACACCACTGAGCCCGGCGTCATCACCGGGAAAAACCTCGCAAGCGGCGGAAGCGAAGGACGCGTCGAAGCCACCGGCCGATCCACGGTTATCGCCGCCCGCGAAGCGTTCGACTACCTCGGCAAAGACCTCGAGGGCGCGACCGTCGCCGTCCAGGGGTACGGAAATGCCGGCTGGATCGCCGCAAAGCTGATCGACGAGATGGGGGCAACCGTCGTCGCTGCGAGCGACTCGAGCGGCGGTATCTACAATCCGGATGGGTTCGATCCCGTCAATGCGAAAGAGCACAAAAACGAGACCGGAAGCGTCGTCGGCTACCCGAACGCCGACGAGGAGATCACCAACGAGGACGTCCTCACGCTCGACGTCGACTTGCTCATCCCTGCGGCCCTCGAGAACGCGATCGACGGCGACCTCGCGACGGACGTAACGGCCGACGTCATCTCCGAGGCCGCAAACGGTCCGTTGACGCCCGAAGCCGACGCAATTCTCGAAGGTGAGGACGTTTTCGTCATCCCGGATATTCTCGCCAACGCCGGCGGTGTGACCGTCTCGTACTTCGAGTGGGTCCAGAACCGCCAGCGCTTCTACTGGACCGAAGAGACGGTCAACGACGAACTCGAAGACATCGTCGTCGACGCCTTCGACGCCCTCGTCGAAACGATCGAGGAGTACGACCTCGAGAATCCGCGAACTGCCGCTTACGTCGTCGCGATCCAACGGGTTGCTGATGCGTTCGACGAAGCAGGAAGCTTTCCCTGA